GCCGCACCGGGCACTCCGGCCTCGGCCTGGCGCGGGTCGGCGTGGACCGGGGGGACGTCGTGGCGCGCCAGAATCGCGTTCAGCGCGCGGAGGTTGTGAACGTCGAAGAACGTGTCGTCGGTCTCGCCCCGCCACCAGTCGCGGACGGTACGGCGGACGCGGTCGGCGATGCGGCGCAGGAGGGGCCGACGGGGGCGAACGGGGATGGCGGGCGGGCTCACGACGCGGCCCCCGCGCGGTCGGCGAGAATCGTGCGGAGGCGGTCGGCCATTCGCCGCCCGGCCGCCTCCGGCGAGAGGACCACTTCGGCGTGCCGCTTGGCGGCGGCCCCGAGAGCCCGCGCCTCGACCGGGTGGTCGACGACCCACCGCATGTGAGCCGCAGCGTGGTCCTCGTCCGGTTCGGCCCAGACCGCGTCGGCCGCGTACGGCGGGTGGTTCGAGCCGACCGGGACGAGCCGGTAGTCGACTGGGAGGCCGGTCCCGGCGGTCAGGAACTCGGTGGTCGCCGAGTAGTTCGTGGCGACCACCGGCTTGCCGAGCAGCATGGCCTCGGCGACGGTGAGACCGAACCCCTCGGCCCGGTGGAGGGACACGTAGCAGTCACAGGCGGCCATCAGGGCGAACGATTCCGCCCGCGTCATCACGCGGTTCACGACGGTGACGCCGGCGGCCGCCGCGGCCCGCCGGAGGGCGTCGTACTCCGCCGGGATGGCTTCCCCGCGGGACACCTTGAGTACGAGGTCAACCGGCTCGTCGGGGCGGAACGCCTTCCGGAACGCCCGGATCAGCCCGGGGAAGTTCTTCCGCTCCGGCGCGCTCCCCATGTCGAACAGGAACAGGAACAGGAACCGCCCGGGTTGGAGACCGAACGCTTCACGGGCGGCCGGCGCGGCCGGCGGGGTGGCGAGCCCGGGCATCATGGCGAGGACCGGCCGGTCGGTCACGACCTTGCGGACGGCGGTCGCGCAGAATTCGCTCGGGGTCCAGACCTCGTTCGCCAGGGCGGCTTTGGCCGCGTATTCCGCGGGGAATTGTTCCAGCTCCCACGACCACGCCGCGATCCGGTAGACGCCCGGCCGGGGGGTCAGCCCGGCCGGCGGGTACAACCCGTCCAGCCCGCGGCCGGCCCCGGTCTTCGTGATCGTGATCGGGAACAACTCGGGGTCCGCGTAGTCGGCCGGGTCGTCGCAATCGCACGGGTAGTGGACGGTCAAGTCCCGGCGGGCGACCCGGAAGCCGGCCCCGGTCAGGCTGCCGATCAGCTGGACCGCCTCTTCCTGCAACCCGCACGGGACGCGGAAGTGTGCGAGCATGTTGACCGCGGGGGCGGCAGGTATCCCGGCCGCGATCGCGCCCGCGAGCCGGTCGAGCCACCGCGAGTCGGGCCGCGGGACCGCGGTCTGTCGGCGAAGCCACCGGAGGAGTGGATCGGGGTTCCCGACCCGGGCCGCCGCCGCGAGGTCGGCCGCGCGGAGGTCCGGGCGGGCCTGCCAGAGCAATTCGACCTCGTCCCACGGGGCGAATCGGTCCGGGCAGCGGGCCGCCTTCAGCCACCGGCCGCCGACGTTGTATTCGACCGCGACCCACCGGCGGAGGGCGTCCCACCCGAACCGCGTCAGCCCGTGCGGGACGGCGGCCTGCCACTCCGGGTGCCACAAGTACGATTGCGCGAGCCCGCGGCTCGGGTCGGCCGCCAGTTCGCGAAAGTACGCGATCACGGCGGCCGGGACGGAAGCCGGGGCGAGGCCGAACTCGCGGGCGGCGTACGTCAGCAGCCAGCCGGCGTATGCACGGCGCTGGGCGGGGGTGAGCCCGAGCGGGAAGGCTTGCCGCAGATCCTGGCGGAGTTCCCAGACCCGTCGCGCGACGTTGACCGCGTGGGGGTCGGCCGGCCCCGCGACGGCCGCGACGCCATGCGCGGCCAGGAACGAGGCCACCTGGCGCGGGTCGGTGGCGTCGAAATCCGCCCCGCCGGTCGGCCCGTGCCACCACGCCCGGGCGCGGCCGGCGAGGCGGCGGGTAACCGCGAGCGGGTTCGGGAACGTCGCCATTCACGCACACTCTGTTTGCCGCGAAATCCGTCCGCCCCCGGTGTCCCCGGGTTCCCGCCCGGGTCTACGTCAGGCCGCCCCGGAGGGGCGGAAGACCGCGAACGGCCGAGGCGTCCGGTCCCTCACACAGGCGCCGGATTTCCGCCCCTCCGGGGCGGCCTGACGTAGACCCGGGCGGGAGCCCTCGTTGTACCCCATAAGTCGGAAGCGGCGAAAATGCCCCTTCCGAATGGCCTGGAAAACAAGCGATTTCCGAACGGCGAAGCGGATTTGGGCCTTCCGAATGCCGTTTCCGCAACATCTTGTTACGAAAGACGTTGCAGACTTGTGGGGTACAACGAGGGCGGGAGCCCGGGGACACCGGGGACCGACCCCACCCCCTCCAACAACACAAATCACGCCGCCCGCGCGACAGCCTGATCCGCGCGAACGCCGGCCGGCACCCGGGCCGCCGCGAGGATCGCCCGGGCGTATCGGTCCGTCATGCCGGCGGCCGTGAGGGCCAGGTCGAACGCCGCCCGGCTCTGCCGGCCCATCTCGGCCCGGTACGCCGGGGCTTCGGCTAGCTTCAACAGGTGGTCAGCCAGTTGGTCCGCGCGGCCGAAGTCGAACTTTAGCGCGGACCGGCCCCAGACGACCTGCTCGTCGAGCCCGCCGCATGGCGTCGAGACGACCGGTAAGCTGAACGCCTCGGCCTCCAGCACCGACAGGCTGAACGCCTCGACGTACGACGCGCAGACGAACACGTCGGCCGCCCGCAGGAACGTCCAGACATTGTCCGTCTCGCCGACCGGAACCACAACGTCTTCCAGCCCCCGCGACCGGATCAGATTGCGGACGTAGCTCAGGTACGGCAACCCCTCACGCGCCCCGACGAGGTAACACGTCAGGTCGCGGCGCTTGCGGGCCACCAATGCGGCCGCCTCGACGAGGACGTGCTGCGCCTTCCGTTCGCAGACCGTCCCCACGGCCACGACGCGGAGCCGGCCGTTTGTTTTATCGGCCGGTCCGGGCAGCTGGGCGACCGCGGCGCCCTTCGATGTGGCTCGCTGGAAGGCGTCGAACGGGCCGGCGGACAGGCCGTTGTGGATCACCTCGAAATTCTTCCGCCCGTCCAGCCGCGCGTACAGCGCCGCGCACGACCGGGAGGCGAAGATCACCCGGTCCGCGAACAGGAACGCCCGCTCACACCGCCACCGGCCGTACGGGCTGAACGCCCGGGCGAACAGCGGTTCCGGGTAGCTCTCCTGGATCGCCAGGATGCCGGGGATGCCGTGCCGGGCCGCGGCCTCGACCAGCGGGAACATGCCGAGCGTGTTCGCCACCACCACCCGCGGCTTCACCTCGCGGAGCAACCGGCCCAGGTCGCGCTGGGCGGTCTCGTATTCGGCCGGCGTCCACTGGCCGTCGATGAACCGCTTGGCGTAAGGCAGCGGGGTCGCCTGCCCCGGCGCGTGGACCGGGATGCCCGCGGCTTCGTAAGCGGCAGCAGCCCGGCCGGCCGCGGGTGCGTAGACGGCGCCCGCCACGATCCGCCGGCGGGTCAGGTCGACAGCAACGTCCTGAATGATCTTCGGCGCGCCCTCGTATGCAGTCAGATTATGGGTAGCGAACAGCACCCGCACGGGGGCGGCCGGGGTCGCGGGGACGAGGTGCGGCGCGTCCGGCCGGGGGGCGAACGAATCCCAGGGGGACAGGTTCGGGTTGTAATACGGGTCCGGCGCGGAGCCGTGGGCCGCGCGGAGGGCACGGAGTTCGGCCGGCGCGGCCGCCCGGGCGGCGTCCGGGCCGGTCCACTTCAACTCCGCCCCGCCGACGTGGACGGCACGCAGCCCGAGGCCGGCGAGTCGCAGCGCGTAATCGACGTCGTACAACGTCTGCCCAAAGCGGTCGGCGTCGAACCCGCCGGCCCGGTCGAAGACGGCCCGGGGGGTGAGCAGGCAGCCGCGGCCGGGCGCGGACACGTCCCGCGCGACCTCGGCGTAAAAGTAGTAACTCACCGGCTCCGGCTTAATTCCCCCGAACGCATCGGCGGGCGCGGCCCCGTTCGCCGCCCCGAGCACGGTGCCGGCCGACGCGATCCGCCCATCGCCGGTGAGGATCAGCCCGCCCGCCGCCCCGACGCCGGGGATGCGGAGGTAGGTCATGAGCCGCGACAGCCAGCGCGGGTCGGCCGGTTCGATCCCGGCTTCGAGGAACAGTAAGAAGTCTTCCGAGCGGCCCGCGGCGATGCGGTTGAGGGCGTCCGCCGGGACCGCCGCGTCGATCACAAGGTAGGTCGTGTAGTTCGCGTAAGTGGTGGTCTGCTTTATCGCGCGGACGGTGCGGGCGGCGTCCGCCGCGGTCCCGCGGACGACGACCGCGACCGTCGGCCCGCGGTCCGGGCCGTCGAGCCCGAGGATCGGCAGGCCGAGCTTTTCCGCGAACGGCGGGACGTACAGCGAGGCCGCGAGCTTGCGCCGGGTGCGGGCGTCCTCGACGGCTTGTCGGCCGGCCGTGTGGACGTAGGTTTTGACGCCGGCCGCCGCCGCGGTGGACGTGTCCAGTGCCCGCCAGTGGTAAAGGATCTGCGGGACGTGGTGGACGCGGTCGGTCCGCTCCGTGGCCCGCAGCAGCAGGTCGTGGTCCTGCGAGCCCTCGTACCCGGCGCGGAACCGCCCGACCTTCTCGAACACCGTCCGGCGGACGACGGTGAAGTGGTTGACGTAGTTGTAACTGAGGAGCAGTTCCGGCGACCAGTCGGGCTTGAACTGCGGATCACAACGGTGGCCGGCGGCGTCGATTTTGTCTTCGTCCGAGTAAATCAGGTCGGCGTCCGGGTGCGACTGGAGGAACTCGGCGACGGCGAACAGGGCGTGCGGGGCCAGTTCGTCGTCGTTATCCATGAGGGCAACGAATTCACCGGTCGCGAGGTCGGCGGCCGAGTTGGTGGCCGCGCAGATGTGGCCGTTCTCCGGCCGCCGGACGAGCTTGATCCGCGGGTCGCGCGGCAGCTGATCGAGGGCGGCGCGGGTGGCTGGGTCGGTCGAGGCGTCGTCCGCCAGGCAGAGTTCCCAGTGCGGGTACGCCTGCGCGAGGACCGAGCCGACCGCCGCCCGGAGCCACTTCGGGTCGACGTTGTAGACCGGGCAAAGGATGCTGAACGTCGGCTTGAACCGGAACCGGGCGGCGCGGTCGGTCATCGCCCGCAGGTCGTCGGGCGAAAGCGCGGTCCGGGCGACGTAGGCGTCGTGCGGAGCCCACGGGGCGAACCGCTCGCGGATCATCAACTTGTCGCGGACGCGCTGGCGGGCCTTGGTCACCATCGCGCGGTACCGCGTCACCCGCGCCCCCCACCAACTCGCCGAGAAGCATTCGCCGGACGCGAGACTCTTGCCCAGCGTCACGACAGGCGACAGCCATCGCGGCATCGGCCGGGCGGGCGGGGCATCTGGCGCGGGAGCCGCGCCGCGGTCCTTCAAGTCCGCGATCGCCCCATCAAACAGCGTGACCTCGACCCCGCCGCCGAGCAAGGCCACGGTCAGGCGTCGGGCATCGGGCTCGGCCGGGGCGTGGAGGCCGAACTCGTAGCGTCCCGGCTCCGGCGCGCGGACGTCAGCCCGGACGCGCGGCTCGCCGTCGTAGCGGATCTCGACTTCCAGCGACTCGGGAAACGTGCCCGCGGTCCAGCTCGCGCCGGCGCCGACCATCACCCAACCGGTGATCGGCTCCGGGAACCGTTCGACGAACACCTGTTCGCCGGGCGGCGCGGGGAGTGGCGGGACGGACACGGACACAACACAGCTCCGGGCGGGGCGGGTTCAAGTGTCGAAGTGTATCCGGGGCAGTCGATGCGAGAAAAGGCCAAACGCGGCGCATGCCACGCGGCCTAGCGTATCTGATGATCGGTGCGGCCCAACCGCCCCGCACTTCCTCCGGCCCAAATCCACGGCGGCCCCGACTGAATGTATCTCCCTATTTCACAACAAATTAAGCCAGCATGAACGACGCGCCCGACGCAGGATGTTTACTCCGCTTAGCGCAAGTCCGAATCGCGCGCTGCAGTTGCGGCGGACGGTTCAGTCGCTTGCACGAGGTGCGTCATGCGGTTCGCCAGTCGATTCGCGTGTTTGTCGGTGGTTCTGGCCTGCGCAGTCGCGTCGGGCTGCGGGCAGAAAGCCGGGACGGGTGAGCAACCGGGCGCCGCGGACGCGCCGGCGGACGGCCATGTGGTGGCCGAGGCTGCCAAGCCCGCTGCCCCCTCACCGTTACCGACTCCCGCTGCCCCCCAACCGGTCGAGGCCGGCGCGCCCGGGAAGACGGCCTCCCCGGTGCAAGAAAAGCCACAATCCGGCGGAACCCCCGGGGGCGGGCAGGCCACGGCCGGACCGTCGGCCGGCGGCGGACAGCCTCTCTGGAAGAAAGCGATCGGTGGGAGCAAGTCCGACTCGGCGTACCTCAAACTCCCGGCGGACGGCGGGGCGTGGCCGTGGAAGCTCGCGGCCGCCCCGGTCGAACAACCCGCCAAGCCCGTCTGGTTCAACGGGCACGGCACGGCCGAGACGCGGACGACCGGCGTCGTCGTGAGCCCGTCCGCCGGTAGGGCGGTCGCCGTACTGACCAAGACGACCCCGAAGCAGTTCACCAATCATCTGATTTGGTGCGACCTGGGCACCGGGCAAACGACGGGCCAGTGGTCGCTCGATGGCGACTGCGTGCCGCTCGACATCCACCCGAACGGCCGGCAAGTTCTCCTCCGTCGGGAGCGTTCCCGGTCCGGCGACATAATGGGAGCCCGCATCGAACTCTGGACCCTGGCCGCGGACCAGGCGCCGAAAATTCAGCGGTGGTTCGTCGACCCGGACCACGCACCGGCCCAAACGACCCTGACGTGGGGCGGGTTCGTGGGCGGGAACCGCGTGGCCACGTTGACGGCTGCCGGGCGGTTCGAGGTGTGGGCGGCGGACACGCTCGCCCGGGTCGGGTGGTTCGACGCCGTCCCGTGCGTTCCCGCCGTCTCCCCGGACGGGACGGCCGTGGCCGTCCAGGTGCCCACCGGGGTCGCTCTTTACTCCGCGACCACGGGCACGGTCGTCGGAACCCGCGGGGTTCCCGAAATCCCGACCTACTCGATTTTCGCGTTCCGCCCGAACGCTGGCGCGATCGCGTGCGTCGGGGAGGGGCGGGTCGTTACCCTGAATCTCGAGTCCGGGGCGACCGCCACCACCCGGATGACCGACCTCCACCCGTACACCTCCCACCGCCAACCCGAGATCGGGTGGGCCGACTCCCGGCACGTGTTCGCGCACGACACGCTCTACGAAATCGGGGTGGCACTGCCGGTGTGGAAGTACTCCCGGGCGGTGTGGGCGAAGCCGGTCGGCCGGCAGGTGTGGGCGCTGGTCCCGCCGCGGAACGAGCGGGACCTCGTACTCACCGCGTTCGACCTGCCGCACCCGGCCGCCAAGCAAGTCGACTCGAACGCGGAGTCGCGGCCGGGGGTGTTCGTTCTCAAGCCGGGGGACGCGATCAAAATCGACGTCACGGGCGTCGAATCCCCGCGGCGGGACGAGACCTACGCGGCTCTGGAGAAACTGGTCCGGACGACCGGGTATCGGCCGGCCAAAACCGCGGCCGCTTCGCTGGTAGCGACCGTCGACCTCGACGGCCCCACGCGCAAGTACACGACCATCGACCTCCTCGACCGGGGTTTGTCGGGTGACCTGACTTACAAGGAACGCCACGCCCGCTTGAAGTTGGTCAAGGGGGACGCGATCCTTTGGGAAAACGCTGCCACGACCCCGCCCGGGAGCGACGACCCGGACAGCACCACGTACAAAACCGGTACGCCGGATTATCGGCTCTACAGCCGGGCCGCCTTGCCGGCGTTCATCCGGGGTCAAGCCGACCTCCCGACGGCGCCCGAATCGTATCTGACGCCCCGCGGCCGCGTCATGACGCCGGACGCCTGGAAGAAGGACGCCAGCCCCATGGGCCCGTCGTAACCCGTTCACGAACCGCGAGATGGTCCTCCGCCCGCCCGCCCGAGCCCTCCGGCTCGGGCGGGCGGGCGCTTTGGTTCTTGCTCTGGTGAGAAGGATGTGGGGGAGGGAATGTCCGCCCCGCGCGGCCGGCGCTCTTGCCAATCTGCCTACAATTTCGCTATAGAAAGCCCTTCGGCCCGCATCTTGCTTCGCCGGTTCTCGCACGCTCGGCCGACGTGCGGCAAGGACCGGTGGGGGTACTGCCGTCATGACCGATACGCTGATCGACCTCCGCGCCTTGCTCGTCGAACGAGAAGAGTTCGAAGGGAGCATGGTCTCCAAACTCCGCGAAGGGCTCGCCCAAGGCGGGCAACAGATCCGCAGCCTGCGCGAAATCAACGACACTCTGACCAAGCGGCTCGCCGCCGCCGCCCCCCGCAGCAGAAGAAGCTGCACCTCAAACTCGGGGTGATCCAGTTCTTCCTCGGGCACATCGCCCAGGCCGTCGAACACCTGAAACAGTCGGACGGGCCGCTGGCCGCGTTCTACCTCGGCCGCGCGTACGCCCAGCACGGGCACTTCGACGACGCCCTGAAGGCGTTCGAGAAGGCCGAGAAGTCCGGGTACGCGGCCCAGCAGGTCCAGCTCCAGCGGGCCGGGGTGCTTCGGCAGCAGAACCACGCCGGGGAAGCCAAGGCGATCCTGGTCAAGCTCAAGGACATGGCCGCCCACAACTCCGAGTTCCACTATCAGGAGGGCGGGCTCGCCGAGGCCGAGGGGGATACGCCCCGGGCCGCCAAGAGCTACGAGCGGGCCGTCGAACTCGACCCGTCGCACACCGCCTCGCTGTTCCGCCTCGGGTTCTTGAACGACCTCACCGGGAACGACCACGACGCCATCAGCTACTACGAGAAGTGCCTCAAGCACCCGCCGGTCGGGAAAGGCACCCTGTACAACCTCGGCGTGCTGTACGAAGACAACGGCCAGTTCGACAAGGCGGCCGACTGCTACCGCCGGCTCCAGCGGGCCGACCCGCTCGACGAGCGGGCCCGGCTGTTCTGCAAGGACGCCGAGGCGTCCCTGACCCAGTACTACAGCCCGGAAGACGAGCAGATCAGCGTCCAGTTCCGGCAGGTGATGGAAATCCCGATCACCGACTTCGAACTGTCCGTCCGCAGCCGCAACTGCCTGAAGCGGATGAACATCCGGACGCTCGGCGACCTGACCCGGGTGACCGAGCCGCAACTGCTGGCGAGCAAGAACTTCGGCGAGACGTCGCTCGAAGAGATCAAGATCATCATGACCCAGAAGGGCCTGCGGATCGGCCAGTCGCTGGAGCAAGGCCAGCAGTACGAGATGCGGTACCGCCCGCAGCAGAACCTGTCCCCGGAAGAGCAGGCGACGCTGAACAAGCCGGTGAGCGAGCTGAACCTGTCCGTCCGCGCCCGCAAGTGCATGAACCGGCTGAACATCGCCACCCTCGGCGAACTCTGCCAGCGGACCTCGGACGAACTGCTCGAAGCCAAGAACTTCGGGATCACGTCGCTGAACGAAGTGAAGGAAAAGCTCACGTCCTACGGGCTGAAACTGCGGGGCGACTGAGAAACCGGCCGGTACAGGTGACGGGCTTACTGTTCTGTACCGGCGGATTCGGCGGGCGGGGTCGCGGCACGGTAACGAAAGTTGCAGTGCGGCGCCCCTTCCATGATCGTTTGCGTGCGGGTGAAGTGGATCGCCGGGTTGAACCCGGCGATCATCGCCGCATCGCGGCCGCAGGAAAGAACGGGTCCCAAGTCGGCCAACCCGAGCCGCCGGTACATTTCGGCGAACTGACAACGAACCACGTCGAATTCCAGCGCCTCGTCATCGTCCCGTAAGACATCCAATTCGAGCGCCCCGCCCTCGCGCCACCGGTCGACGACTCGACGCAGGTGGGCCAAGTCGCTTCCACCGACCGCCACGGCCGCCGCGCAGCCGCCCTGTTCGGCCAACTCGCGGATTACCCCGGCCACGATTTCCCGCGCCCGCCCGTCACCAACTTCGGCGGCGAACGCCCGGACCAAAGGTGCGATCACGCCCGCTTCGATTTCGCGCTGGCGGAGCAGGGGAATTGGGGTCGGTGTAGCCACGGCGGTCGACCTCGGAAATGTGGACACGTCTTTTCACAATCCGGCCCGCGGGCTCGGCGGTCAACGGAAATCCTCCCCTTCCGCGTTCGGCCGTTTTTGTGTACATCACGCACGCGCGTTGGTGCGCGGAGGCTGGTCATGCTCTGTTCGTCTTTTGCCGTGGCGGTGACGCTCGCGACCGTCGCCGGCCCCCAGTCGTCGCTCCCCGCCCACCTCGCGGCGTGGGAACGGGCCATGGCCGCGACGACGAATTTTTACTGCCCGAAACTGACCCTCGCCCGCCGGAATACGGTCGCCAAAACGACGACGATATCGACCGGTTCGTTCCTGGCCATGAAGCCGGACCGGGTCCGTTTCCGGCTGATCCCCCAGGCAAAAAAGACTACCAAAGCCGACCCGAACAACTACTTCGCGTACATCATCACCGGCGACGCCCTGTGGGAG
The Fimbriiglobus ruber genome window above contains:
- a CDS encoding glycosyltransferase family 4 protein codes for the protein MATFPNPLAVTRRLAGRARAWWHGPTGGADFDATDPRQVASFLAAHGVAAVAGPADPHAVNVARRVWELRQDLRQAFPLGLTPAQRRAYAGWLLTYAAREFGLAPASVPAAVIAYFRELAADPSRGLAQSYLWHPEWQAAVPHGLTRFGWDALRRWVAVEYNVGGRWLKAARCPDRFAPWDEVELLWQARPDLRAADLAAAARVGNPDPLLRWLRRQTAVPRPDSRWLDRLAGAIAAGIPAAPAVNMLAHFRVPCGLQEEAVQLIGSLTGAGFRVARRDLTVHYPCDCDDPADYADPELFPITITKTGAGRGLDGLYPPAGLTPRPGVYRIAAWSWELEQFPAEYAAKAALANEVWTPSEFCATAVRKVVTDRPVLAMMPGLATPPAAPAAREAFGLQPGRFLFLFLFDMGSAPERKNFPGLIRAFRKAFRPDEPVDLVLKVSRGEAIPAEYDALRRAAAAAGVTVVNRVMTRAESFALMAACDCYVSLHRAEGFGLTVAEAMLLGKPVVATNYSATTEFLTAGTGLPVDYRLVPVGSNHPPYAADAVWAEPDEDHAAAHMRWVVDHPVEARALGAAAKRHAEVVLSPEAAGRRMADRLRTILADRAGAAS
- a CDS encoding glycosyltransferase, giving the protein MSVSVPPLPAPPGEQVFVERFPEPITGWVMVGAGASWTAGTFPESLEVEIRYDGEPRVRADVRAPEPGRYEFGLHAPAEPDARRLTVALLGGGVEVTLFDGAIADLKDRGAAPAPDAPPARPMPRWLSPVVTLGKSLASGECFSASWWGARVTRYRAMVTKARQRVRDKLMIRERFAPWAPHDAYVARTALSPDDLRAMTDRAARFRFKPTFSILCPVYNVDPKWLRAAVGSVLAQAYPHWELCLADDASTDPATRAALDQLPRDPRIKLVRRPENGHICAATNSAADLATGEFVALMDNDDELAPHALFAVAEFLQSHPDADLIYSDEDKIDAAGHRCDPQFKPDWSPELLLSYNYVNHFTVVRRTVFEKVGRFRAGYEGSQDHDLLLRATERTDRVHHVPQILYHWRALDTSTAAAAGVKTYVHTAGRQAVEDARTRRKLAASLYVPPFAEKLGLPILGLDGPDRGPTVAVVVRGTAADAARTVRAIKQTTTYANYTTYLVIDAAVPADALNRIAAGRSEDFLLFLEAGIEPADPRWLSRLMTYLRIPGVGAAGGLILTGDGRIASAGTVLGAANGAAPADAFGGIKPEPVSYYFYAEVARDVSAPGRGCLLTPRAVFDRAGGFDADRFGQTLYDVDYALRLAGLGLRAVHVGGAELKWTGPDAARAAAPAELRALRAAHGSAPDPYYNPNLSPWDSFAPRPDAPHLVPATPAAPVRVLFATHNLTAYEGAPKIIQDVAVDLTRRRIVAGAVYAPAAGRAAAAYEAAGIPVHAPGQATPLPYAKRFIDGQWTPAEYETAQRDLGRLLREVKPRVVVANTLGMFPLVEAAARHGIPGILAIQESYPEPLFARAFSPYGRWRCERAFLFADRVIFASRSCAALYARLDGRKNFEVIHNGLSAGPFDAFQRATSKGAAVAQLPGPADKTNGRLRVVAVGTVCERKAQHVLVEAAALVARKRRDLTCYLVGAREGLPYLSYVRNLIRSRGLEDVVVPVGETDNVWTFLRAADVFVCASYVEAFSLSVLEAEAFSLPVVSTPCGGLDEQVVWGRSALKFDFGRADQLADHLLKLAEAPAYRAEMGRQSRAAFDLALTAAGMTDRYARAILAAARVPAGVRADQAVARAA
- a CDS encoding DNA-directed RNA polymerase subunit alpha C-terminal domain-containing protein, whose amino-acid sequence is MIQFFLGHIAQAVEHLKQSDGPLAAFYLGRAYAQHGHFDDALKAFEKAEKSGYAAQQVQLQRAGVLRQQNHAGEAKAILVKLKDMAAHNSEFHYQEGGLAEAEGDTPRAAKSYERAVELDPSHTASLFRLGFLNDLTGNDHDAISYYEKCLKHPPVGKGTLYNLGVLYEDNGQFDKAADCYRRLQRADPLDERARLFCKDAEASLTQYYSPEDEQISVQFRQVMEIPITDFELSVRSRNCLKRMNIRTLGDLTRVTEPQLLASKNFGETSLEEIKIIMTQKGLRIGQSLEQGQQYEMRYRPQQNLSPEEQATLNKPVSELNLSVRARKCMNRLNIATLGELCQRTSDELLEAKNFGITSLNEVKEKLTSYGLKLRGD
- a CDS encoding L-2-amino-thiazoline-4-carboxylic acid hydrolase; translated protein: MATPTPIPLLRQREIEAGVIAPLVRAFAAEVGDGRAREIVAGVIRELAEQGGCAAAVAVGGSDLAHLRRVVDRWREGGALELDVLRDDDEALEFDVVRCQFAEMYRRLGLADLGPVLSCGRDAAMIAGFNPAIHFTRTQTIMEGAPHCNFRYRAATPPAESAGTEQ